A genomic region of Anopheles coustani chromosome 3, idAnoCousDA_361_x.2, whole genome shotgun sequence contains the following coding sequences:
- the LOC131266465 gene encoding LOW QUALITY PROTEIN: uncharacterized protein LOC131266465 (The sequence of the model RefSeq protein was modified relative to this genomic sequence to represent the inferred CDS: deleted 1 base in 1 codon) — protein MERFLEKPNAEELRVIATDCITIDADLKNTHWHGKNIVMLTDAIIVTKPVTFDVSGKKNDHVYPEDAGTDKGGDGMQGKDGYPGESGGNVLILANSIENARNLTIVSNGGDGSNGQNGGPGRDGENGTGIGLNLQKLKYGRCSEWMTLMNVKYNSSNDKRNISQLVEMIMCNANSFELVKKNIERSIIEINERNYEIKKNIPVKFKGIVNFQSNTKMVHKFTENDIRMWAKYFSAREYKTEVGDLQEMLAVIDRAVVLKRGFNLRDTQKLAVLTLLANGRSILAQVSTGEGKSLIVVAAAIMKALFGEKVDIVTSSSVLAKRDAENNNDIYSLFGITVSHNCSEDTEKRREAYVLCQVVYGDLGSFQRDYLLDRFYGKNILGDRDFTNVIVDEVDSMLVDKGNNMLYLSHDIPWMDKLESVYLFIWQRINRPEQIVYSFDLEVKCIEAAVLSDLYGMIREQDIAKIDVTLSDRDCKVIWLELVNSKMLDERGRLLIESLDGLKISESLTPEFSRYTDRISFLLQATIDRERVVLVPNHLRSFVERHLKQWIKSGITAFFMNPGHDYVVDVDRTGTSSDRNANIIILDKDTGTDQANSQWDEALHQFLQLKHGCKLSMLSLKAVFISNVSYFKLYRQLYGLTGTLGSETELDLLREIHNVDFVTIPTSYVKQFQEVAPFICCDREEWIKSVCNQAQLVTGVEKRSVLIICATVKDVLILHKALGGKEATHVHCYVRDYEEFAIAKGDKKLDQGQIIVATNLAGRGTDIQITDALRNAGGLHVLLTYLPGNKRIEEQAFGRAARSGDKGSGQIIVEYSKDAKSTIFDMKTERDTGEVLRVSEIKRYYHNRIIAEERYFQVFKNQYEQLKKKLNYNQIPDELEEILMKSCLDRWAFWLDNHSETLTAGEDGYKDESFDRLISHFKQLYRGLLTQAKTIQPVTWIPWVEGIPAQMVKLAKYLSQQKSGTYKDLSGTCIRLYENVIRSEPFFSEAAHYYKAFAIAKQIDWAQKPLDSINITLIRQFQRELRAAGTLFETHSQLATTAAASITNLILHVGERCLRVNGYGEQKKHVADLYSRFVRSIDDILGHHITPESFENHEVEFHMAECLFKDLLKAGILLKATVEKKNISQKNLRTVGQAYGISAKRLERFLTQYTTHIHGEKFEKDLEQAIELPGREHFWKILTTQGVLHGTISYVIVDQAKMDTVDPSLLHFLRQRVQENELKTETIECTSKQIVLYGESVSSLSDREFVFVKEKFIETVGRTKYQFLQEHKVVSFNKKASVDATKLQSASLPCFDSITVEDFVEKTIISRMEAETILSELVQHQILRKHRHQAGSYALAINFDEMPYDQVLSCTAYEPTVRNLLSVCFSYRLVLQKLIRQVAEKATPIRLELLSRPHRSLVFYLLEQKLVNPIKVMKGDIDHEYKKSLKQSYTNQELHMLLNAGEVGASLNVIKTFERLSLLQWIVPKPDHRYSISDASKRRALRNIILDVGEGASKRSYDSYETVEKRFDNRLKLTKDDVVFKHVVERLNSLRGSLHTRKVPEVAFTSLLDCNDIEHHVNVEEVRLFFINGMDQLVHLEEQKWTKEMLVNTGIVVAMGIAQFAIGAAVELCFAGILAHGGIALINEGINDLIYATTAFHSGYFSWQDYGKYKLQSVCLMVATAGVSSLLSRVNQLPRFGFKLIGPSLNALAGPIVSAQQVAGTVGVPTVARQIATHVLRKTTLSVTETVVDTMAERYLQSQCNLLERDCLAKTMDKINKHPVLNTLKRSYDALGEEDAWTLVSSATNSTYEAQRRVVEYLANTRHTMTVAISGKTEAQPVGALSKAVSLRERSIELSRVCRYADDLLYSLNILMKTKLDLTKPLARQPLEEKGTKGYAIFQKKVITLWEELFKKSIGDVISQGDVYATRKESTNVERSYIRYSNKNTEYDVRLKELKQQHKEKLERERRDEESLTSLVNHTQKYHQDLLRLMYKTRNPSLLAAIIRENVPMNFMCASACTFLACNLVLRRGVSLSAKVVIEGENGLRVTFSVAPTGVTDRAINIRIQDNLYEVSGSGGNSCFSSSGPCLLNALATAIPEFHIVGDFTTDD, from the exons ATGGAACGTTTCCTGGAAAAGCCTAATGCCGAAGAATTACGCGTTATTGCCACGGACTGCATTACTATCGATGCAGATTTGAAGAACACGCATTGGCACGGGAAGAATATAGTGATGCTAACGGATGCGATAATAGTTACCAAACCTGTTACGTTTGACGTttcgggaaagaaaaatgatcatGTCTACCCCGAAGATGCCGGCACCGATAAAGGTGGTGACGGTATGCAAGGCAAGGACGGTTATCCTGGTGAAAGTGGCGGAAATGTTCTGATACTGGCAAACAGTATtgaaaatgctagaaacttgACAATTGTATCGAACGGTGGAGATGGAAGCAACGGTCAAAATGGTGGCCCTGGAAGAGACGGAGAAAATGGCACCGGAATTGGTTTGA ACTTGCAGAAACTGAAATACGGCCGTTGCAGTGAATGGATGACATTAATGAATGTAAAGTATAATTCATCAAATGATAAGCGCAACATTTCACAATTGGTTGAGATGATCATGTGTAATGCTAATAGTTTTGAGCTTGTTAAAAAGAACATTGAAAGATCGATCATTGAAATAAATGAGAGGAACTACGAGATTAAGAAGAATATACCCGTCAAATTCAAAGGAATTGTGAACTTCCAATCAAACACTAAAATGGTACACAAGTTTACCGAGAACGACATTCGAATGTGGGCCAAATACTTTAGCGCAAGGGAGTATAAAACCGAGGTGGGAGATCTTCAGGAAATGCTTGCCGTGATCGATCGAGCAGTAGTGCTCAAAAGAGGTTTCAATCTTCGCGATACTCAAAAACTAGCTGTGCTGACTTTATTGGCAAATGGCCGCAGTATCTTGGCCCAAGTTTCCACAGGAGAAGGCAAATCATTGATCGTAGTGGCAGCTGCCATAATGAAAGCATTGTTCGGGGAGAAAGTCGATATAGTAACTAGCTCTTCAGTTCTGGCTAAGCGTGATGCAGAAAATAACAATGATATCTACAGCTTGTTCGGTATCACCGTTTCACATAATTGTAGTGAAGATACAGAGAAACGTAGAGAAGCTTATGTGCTATGCCAAGTAGTGTATGGCGATCTGGGAAGTTTCCAACGAGATTATCTGTTGGATCGATTCTATGGGAAGAATATACTCGGAGATCGTGACTTCACGAACGTCATTGTGGACGAGGTCGACAGTATGCTTGTCGACAAAGGCAATAATATGCTGTACCTATCGCATGATATACCTTGGATGGACAAGCTGGAATCGGTGTATCTCTTCATTTGGCAACGGATCAATCGACCCGAACAAATTGTCTATTCATTTGATCTGGAAGTAAAATGTATCGAAGCGGCAGTCTTGAGCGATTTGTATGGCATGATTAGGGAACAGGATATTGCGAAAATTGATGTGACACTTAGTGATCGCGATTGTAAAGTGATATGGTTAGAATTGGTAAATTCC AAGATGCTTGACGAACGAGGCAGGTTGTTGATAGAATCCTTAGACGGATTGAAGATAAGTGAGTCATTGACGCCCGAATTCTCGAGATACACCGATCGTATAAGCTTTCTTCTCCAAGCAACCATTGACAGGGAAAGAGTCGTACTGGTCCCGAATCATCTTCGATCGTTTGTTGAAAGACATCTGAAGCAGTGGATAAAAAGTGGTATAACTGCATTCTTTATGAATCCGGGACATGACTATGTGGTGGACGTGGACAGAACAGGTACGAGCTCGGATCGTAATGCCAATATCATCATTTTAGACAAAGATACGGGAACGGATCAAGCGAACTCGCAATGGGATGAAGCGTTGCATCAATTTTTGCAATTGAAGCATGGCTGTAAGCTGTCCATGCTCAGCCTGAAGGCCGTGTTTATTTCAAACGTTTCCTATTTCAAACTCTATCGCCAGCTGTACGGCTTAACGGGCACATTAGGATCCGAGACAGAGTTGGACTTACTACGGGAAATACACAACGTTGATTTCGTGACGATTCCTACCTCTTATGTGAAACAATTCCAGGAAGTAGCACCATTTATCTGCTGCGATAGAGAGGAATGGATTAAAAGCGTATGTAATCAGGCACAATTAGTTACTGGAGTAGAAAAACGATCggttttgattatttgtgCAACAGTCAAAGATGTTCTGATCCTACATAAAGCGCTAGGCGGAAAGGAAGCCACGCACGTCCATTGCTATGTGCGCGATTACGAAGAGTTTGCGATAGCCAAAGGTGACAAAAAACTAGACCAGGGGCAAATAATTGTGGCAACGAACTTGGCCGGTCGTGGTACCGATATACAAATTACAGATGCGTTGAGGAACGCCGGAGGACTACACGTATTATTAACATACCTTCCGGGCAACAAGCGGATTGAGGAACAAGCGTTTGGAAGAGCAGCTCGTAGTGGTGATAAAGGTTCCGGCCAAATTATCGTTGAGTATTCGAAAGATGCAAAGTCTACAATCTTTGACATGAAAACGGAACGCGACACAGGCGAGGTGTTACGCGTTTCAGAAATTAAAAGGTACTACCATAACCGAATCATTGCTGAAGAACGTTACTTTCAAGTGTTTAAGAATCAGTATGAACAACTGAAGAAGAAACTAAACTATAATCAGATCCCTGACGAGCTGGaagaaattttaatgaaaagcTGTTTGGATAGATGGGCGTTTTGGTTGGATAATCATAGCGAGACTTTAACCGCTGGGGAAGATGGATATAAAGATGAAAGCTTCGATCGGCTTATCTCCCATTTCAAACAGCTCTATAGAGGACTTTTAACACAAGCAAAAACCATCCAACCCGTAACTTGGATTCCATGGGTTGAGGGAATTCCAGCACAAATGGTGAAGCTGGCAAAATACCTTTCGCAGCAAAAGTCGGGGACTTACAAAGATCTGTCTGGGACCTGTATAAGACTGTATGAAAACGTCATTAGGAGTGAGCCTTTCTTTTCTGAAGCAGCGCACTACTATAAGGCGTTTGCGATAGCGAAACAAATAGATTGGGCACAAAAGCCTCTGGACAGTATAAACATAACATTGATTCGACAGTTCCAGCGCGAATTACGGGCGGCAGGAACACTGTTTGAAACACATAGCCAATTAGCTACAACTGCTGCCGCTAGTATTACCAACTTAATACTGCACGTTGGGGAACGTTGTTTACGAGTCAACGGCTACGGGGAACAGAAAAAGCACGTGGCTGATCTTTACTCTAGGTTCGTCCGGTCCATTGACGATATCCTAGGGCATCACATCACTCCGGAATCATTTGAAAATCACGAAGTGGAGTTTCATATGGCAGAGTGTCTTTTTAAGGACCTACTAAAAGCTGGAATTCTTCTTAAAGCTACagtagagaagaaaaatatatcccAAAAGAACCTTAGAACAGTAGGCCAGGCCTATGGAATATCTGCAAAACGGCTGGAAAGATTCTTAACGCAGTACACCACGCACATCCATggagaaaagtttgaaaaggatcTCGAACAGGCGATAGAGTTGCCTGGCAGGGAGCATTTTTGGAAGATACTAACGACCCAGGGTGTTTTGCATGGAACGATAAGCTATGTCATTGTCGACCAAGCAAAAATGGATACAGTTGATCCTTCGCTACTACATTTCCTAAGGCAGAGAGTACaggagaatgagttgaaaACGGAAACCATAGAGTGCACCAGCAAGCAAATAGTTCTTTACGGAGAGTCCGTATCTTCGCTTAGCGATAGGGAGTTCGTTTTCgtgaaggaaaagtttatcgAGACCGTCGGTAGAACAAAGTATCAGTTTCTCCAAGAGCACAAGGTAGTGTCGTTTAACAAAAAGGCCTCCGTCGATGCCACTAAGCTGCAGTCAGCTAGTTTACCTTGTTTTGATTCCATCACCGTGGAAGATTTTGTGGAGAAAACAATAATTAGCAGGATGGAAGCTGAAACCATTTTGTCGGAGCTGGTTCAACACCAAATTCTTCGTAAACACCGTCATCAGGCAGGATCGTATGCGCTAGCGATAAACTTTGATGAAATGCCGTACGATCAGGTTCTGTCCTGTACCGCCTACGAGCCGACCGTTCGGAACCTTTTGTCGGTTTGTTTCAGTTATCGGCTGGTTTTGCAAAAACTGATCCGACAGGTAGCGGAAAAAGCAACTCCGATCCGCCTGGAACTGCTATCTCGACCGCACCGTAGTCtagtattttatttgcttgaGCAAAAACTTGTTAACCCAATCAAGGTGATGAAAGGTGACATTGATCATGAATACAAAAAATCTCTAAAGCAGAGTTACACTAACCAGGAACTTCATATGTTGCTCAATGCGGGTGAAGTAGGTGCTTCGTTAAATGTTATCAAAACTTTCGAACGACTTTCGCTGTTGCAGTGGATCGTGCCAAAACCCGACCATCGCTACAGTATTTCTGATGCCTCGAAGCGACGCGCACTACGAAACATTATACTTGACGTTGGAGAAGGAGCATCGAAAAGATCGTACGACAGCTatgaaacggttgaaaaaCGGTTTGACAATCGTTTGAAGTTAACGAAAGATGACGTTGTCTTCAAACATGTAGTGGAGAGGTTGAACAGTTTAAGGGGTTCTTTACATACGCGCAAAGTCCCTGAGGTGGCGTTTACATCTTTACTTGATTGTAATGATATCGAGCACCATGTAAATGTAGAGGAAGTGCGCCTATTTTTCATCAATGGTATGGATCAACTGGTTCACCTAGAAGAGCAAAAATGGACGAAAGAAATGCTCGTCAATACCGGAATAGTGGTCGCGATGGGAATTGCTCAGTTTGCTATAGGTGCTGCAGTGGAACTGTGCTTCGCTGGGATTTTGGCTCACGGTGGGATCGCACTGATCAACGAAGGTATAAACGATCTCATCTACGCCACTACGGCCTTCCACTCGGGATACTTCAGCTGGCAGGACTATGGAAAGTATAAGCTTCAGAGTGTTTGTTTGATGGTTGCCACTGCCGGAGTATCGAGTTTGCTTTCCAGAGTCAACCAACTACCACGCTTCGGCTTCAAACTTATTGGGCCCAGTTTAAACGCGCTAGCAGGGCCGATCGTAAGCGCACAGCAGGTAGCTGGAACCGTTGGTGTTCCAACGGTCGCAAGACAAATCGCAACACACGTCCTCAGGAAAACAACACTAAGTGTGACCGAAACGGTGGTGGACACTATGGCAGAAAGGTACCTACAATCCCAGTGTAATTTGCTGGAAAGAGATTGTTTGGCAAAAACGATGGACAAGATAAATAAACACCCTGTTTTGAATACACTCAAGCGATCCTATGATGCGCTTGGCGAAGAAGATGCATGGACGCTCGTGTCGAGTGCAACCAACAGCACGTACGAAGCACAGAGGCGTGTGGTGGAATATCTTGCAAACACCAGACATACGATGACTGTTGCAATTTCAGGCAAAACGGAAGCTCAACCCGTCGGTGCTTTATCGAAAGCAGTTTCGCTGCGTGAACGTAGTATCGAGCTATCAAGAGTTTGTCGTTATGCAGATGATCTATTATATAGTTTGAACATCTTAATGAAAACCAAACTTGACCTAACGAAGCCATTAGCCAGGCAACCactagaagaaaaaggaacaaaaggctatgcaatttttcaaaagaaagTAATAACATTGTGGGAGGAGTTATTTAAGAAAAGCATCGGTGATGTCATCTCGCAGGGCGATGTGTATGCGACACGGAAAGAAAGCACCAATGTTGAGAGGTCGTATATAAGGTATTCAAACAAGAACACGGAGTATGATGTACGGCTTAAGGAGcttaaacaacaacacaaggAAAAGCTTGAGCGTGAACGTCGCGATGAGGAATCACTAACCAGTTTAGTTAACCACACACAAAAGTATCATCAAGACTTACTCAGGCTGATGTACAAAACTAGGAACCCATCTCTTCTTGCAGCCATCATCCGGGAAAACGTTCCGATGAATTTCATGTGTGCCAGTGCTTGCACCTTTTTGGCGTGTAACCTTGTGCTAAGGCGAGGTGTTAGCTTGTCAGCAAAAGTCGTCATTGAAGGAGAAAATGGGTTGCGGGTCACGTTTTCTGTCGCACCAACTGGGGTGACGGATAGGGCTATCAATATTCGAATTCAGGATAATCTTTACGAAGTTTCCGGAAGCGGTGGGAACTCATGCTTTTCCAGCTCCGGTCCCTGCTTGTTGAACGCTCTAGCTACAGCGATTCCCGAGTTTCATATTGTAGGAG